The genomic segment GGGAGGCCAATGAGCAGTTCGGGCTTCCGGTTTCGGTGTTCCGCAGCGACATGATCCTGTCCGACGTCAGCTATGCGGGCCAGTTCAACGTGACCGATATCGTCACCCGGATGATCCTGAGCCTGGTGGCCACCGGCGTCGCGCCCGCTTCGTTCTACCGCCGTGACGAGAACGGCAACCGGCAGCGGGCGCACTACGACGCGCTGCCCGTCGAATTCGTCGCCGAGTCGATCGCCACTCTGGGGGCCCAAGTGGTCGACGGGTTCGAGACCTATCACGTGATGAACCCGCACGACGACGGCATCGGCATCGACACCTACGTCGACTGGCTGATCGAGGCCGGCTATCCGATCCAGCGCATCGACGACTTCGCGGAGTGGGTGCGGCAGTTCGAGATCGGCCTGCGGGCCCTGCCGGACCGGCAGCGCCAGCATTCCGTGCTGCAGATGCTGCAGCTGATGCTGCACAACCCTGAGCAGATCCAGCCGCTCGAGCCGACCCGCGGGTCGTTCGCGCCGACCGACCGATTCCGTGCCGCGGTGCAGGAAGCGAAAATTGGTGCGGACAACGACATCCCGCATATCACGGCACCGGTCATCATCAAGTACGTCACCGACTTGCAACTGGTGGGATTGCTCTAGCCGACGGGCGAATGCGCCCCGATTGTCAACTGCTGCAGAGTATTAAGCCGCGTTGGGCTGCTGCACGCCGGGCGCGCTGCGGGCCCTTGCGCCCGGCAGGCGGTCCCGCAGCTTTGCCAATGTGAATTCGTGTCGGTCGGCGTCGTAGAAGAACCGCATCGTCCGGAACGGGTAATACAGCAGCAGTAGGGTGGCAATGGTCGTATGTGCCGTGGGGCTCTTGATGCCGTGCAGTTTGGTCGTCCGCGTGTAACGCGTGGCATACCGGTAGAAATCGCGCGGTGAGTCTTCCACCCGCCGGCCTGAGATAGCGGCGACCATGGACGGTGCGTAGGAAATCACGAAATCATTTTTGAACAGCGTCAGCGCCAGGTCGATATCTTCGTGCAGGCGCACTTCCGGGTCCAGCTGCGTCTTAAGACGGACGCCCTTCCACGCTGTGGCGCGAATTGCCATGTTGCAGCCGAGCAGAAACCGTTCACTGCGGACGTGCTTGTGCAGGTGGTGGCGAAGCGTGGAATCGACCCAGAAGAGGAAGCCCCGAAAAGGCAGGTCGTAAATAGCGATCGGACCACTCGCGGCGTCGATGTCGGGATCCTGGAAGTAGTTGCGAACCTTCTCGACCCAATCCGGCGGAATGACGGTATCGGCGTCAATGCGGCCGAACACGTCGCCGCGTGCATGATCGAAGCCGTAGTCACGGGTGGGCGCGGCGCCCTGGTAGGTGCTCTGGTCGAGTAGCTGGATGTCCAGATGCGGCGCCGCTGCTTGATATTTGCGCACAATCGATGCCGTGTCGTCGGTCGACTTGTTGTTGACCACAATTATTTCGTCCGGCGCTGAGGTCTGATTGATGCACGATTCCAGGCATTTGCCGATGAACCGTTCTTCGTTGTAGGCGGGAATGACGATCGTGACCGAGGGCTGTTGCGCCATGGCTTACACCCAATCTGCGGACGTGGGGGGACAGCCAGCGCCTTAGACAGCCGGCCCCGAATTCAGCTGCGAGGGGCACCAATTCATTGCGCCCTTTTGTTCAAACCGTATTGTGATGGCGACCGGGAAGCGGGGTGAGTAGCCGCATTTTCGTAGAACGTTCACCGGTAAACGCCCGTTGTTCAACACGCGTCTATCTGTGGGCGGCCCCCGATGACTGCCGCGCCCTGAAGCCCGGGTACCGCTGACTACCATTGCAAACGTTCCGCCAGTTGATCGGAGTGCCCGATGACAACAGCCCGTGTGCCGGGACTGCCGCTCGGCGAGGCCAAGGCCGCTGCCGACGAGGCGGCGATACCGGATTACATGGCCGAGCTCAGCATCTTCCAGGTGTTGCTCAACCATCCGCCGCTGGCGCGCGCGGTCAATGATCTGCTCGCGACGATGCTGTGGCACGGTTCGCTCGACGCGCGGTTGCGGGAGCTGGTGATCATGCGGATCGGTTGGCTCACCGCGTGCGAATACGAATGGACGCAGCATTGGCGCGTCGCCACTCGGTTAGGCGTCACGACCGAGGACCTGCTCGCTGTGCGGGATTGGCAACAGCACGAGGGTTTCGGGCCCAGCGAGCGAGCGGTGCTGGCGGCCACCGACGACGTGGTGCGCGACGGCGCGGTCAGCAGCCAAAGCTGGGCCGCCTGCGAGCGCGAATTGCAAGGCGACACAGCGACTCTCGTCGAACTCGTCACCGCGATCAGCGCGTGGCGGATGATCTCGTCGATCCTGCAGAGCCTCGAGGTCCCGTTGGAGGACGGCGTGGCGGGCTGGCCGCCGGACGGGCGTGCTCCGGCGGGCTGATTGCCTTGCCCGGCGATAACTCCTAGCGTCGAGGGATGCGGACCAGAGTCGCCGAGATGCTCGGTGTGGAGTTCCCGATATGCGCGTTCAGCCACTGTCGCGACGTCGTCGCCGCGGTCACCAACGCGGGCGGATTCGGAGTTCTGGGCGCCGTCGCGCACAGTCCGAAACGGCTGCAGAACGAACTGGACTGGATCGAGGAGCAGACCGGCGGCAAGCCCTACGGGGTCGACCTGTTGTTGCCGCCGAAATACGTCGGCGCCGAGAAAGGTGGCATCGACGCTAAGCAAGTCAGGGAGTTGCTCCCCGAGGAACATCGTGCGTTCGTCGAAGACTTGCTCGCCCGGTACGGCATCTCGGCTCCGGCAGAACCGCCGCGGGCATCCGTCGGCGGCCTCAACATCTCACCCAAGGGTTACGAGCCATTACTGGAAGTGGCGTTCGCGCATGACATTCGGTTGATCGCCAGTGCGCTCGGTTCACCCCCGGCCGACCTCGTCGAACGCGCGCACCGCCACGAGGTGTTGGTCGCCGCGCTGGCCGGCACCACCGCACACGCGCGACGGCATGCCGCGGCCGGCGTCGACCTGATCGTCGCGCAGGGCACCGAAGCCGGCGGCCACACCGGCGAGGTGGCGACCATGGTCCTGGTTCCCGAAGTCGTCGACGCGGTCGCGCCGGTCCCGGTCCTGGCGGCGGGCGGG from the Mycobacterium lentiflavum genome contains:
- a CDS encoding glycosyltransferase; translated protein: MAQQPSVTIVIPAYNEERFIGKCLESCINQTSAPDEIIVVNNKSTDDTASIVRKYQAAAPHLDIQLLDQSTYQGAAPTRDYGFDHARGDVFGRIDADTVIPPDWVEKVRNYFQDPDIDAASGPIAIYDLPFRGFLFWVDSTLRHHLHKHVRSERFLLGCNMAIRATAWKGVRLKTQLDPEVRLHEDIDLALTLFKNDFVISYAPSMVAAISGRRVEDSPRDFYRYATRYTRTTKLHGIKSPTAHTTIATLLLLYYPFRTMRFFYDADRHEFTLAKLRDRLPGARARSAPGVQQPNAA
- a CDS encoding carboxymuconolactone decarboxylase family protein codes for the protein MTTARVPGLPLGEAKAAADEAAIPDYMAELSIFQVLLNHPPLARAVNDLLATMLWHGSLDARLRELVIMRIGWLTACEYEWTQHWRVATRLGVTTEDLLAVRDWQQHEGFGPSERAVLAATDDVVRDGAVSSQSWAACERELQGDTATLVELVTAISAWRMISSILQSLEVPLEDGVAGWPPDGRAPAG
- a CDS encoding NAD(P)H-dependent flavin oxidoreductase, which translates into the protein MRTRVAEMLGVEFPICAFSHCRDVVAAVTNAGGFGVLGAVAHSPKRLQNELDWIEEQTGGKPYGVDLLLPPKYVGAEKGGIDAKQVRELLPEEHRAFVEDLLARYGISAPAEPPRASVGGLNISPKGYEPLLEVAFAHDIRLIASALGSPPADLVERAHRHEVLVAALAGTTAHARRHAAAGVDLIVAQGTEAGGHTGEVATMVLVPEVVDAVAPVPVLAAGGIARGRQIAAALALGAEGVWCGSVWLTTEEAETDPVVKEKFLAASSSDTVRSRSMTGKPARMLRTAWTDEWERPENPAPLGMPLQTNLVAEPQLRINQAAAHPGAKARELATYFVGQVVGSLDRVRPTRAVVLDMIEEFADTIGRLEDLADN